In the genome of Brienomyrus brachyistius isolate T26 chromosome 17, BBRACH_0.4, whole genome shotgun sequence, one region contains:
- the LOC125712151 gene encoding olfactory receptor 52P1-like yields MHEDPGRNTSYTDFILVSFSGAQEWGQLLFIPFLFMFLISFVGNLFLIFIILSQRSLHSPMYLLICAMAFVDLTTPIFFVPKLLAMLLYNLRHISLLGCLAQMFFIHFIGSFQSTILLWMAVDRYYAICTPLHYNDYMAFSAFLKFIIVPSVRNAVLILSIVSLAGSLSFCQHEIDHCFCEHMALVTLACGTIRMNNIVGLMTVFCVPTADFLLITASYVRIFFSVFKSGKSSRKALSTCVTHIIVITVSLIFALIAFLSYRIKNDMSSNSRTVISIMYLLFPSCFNPIIYGVRTKEIRQQVMKTLKCGKVAP; encoded by the coding sequence ATGCACGAAGACCCAGGCAGAAACACCAGCTACACAGACTTCATCTTAGTTAGTTTCTCTGGAGCTCAAGAGTGGGGACAACTGCTCTTCATCCCTTTTCTGTTCATGTTCCTAATTTCATTTGttggaaatttatttctgattttTATAATTCTGTCACAGAGGTCCCTGCACTCTCCCATGTACCTCCTAATATGTGCAATGGCCTTTGTTGATCTCACTACACCAATTTTCTTTGTTCCAAAACTGCTTGCTATGTTACTGTACAATCTGAGACACATCTCTCTGCTGGGCTGTCTAGCACAAATGTTCTTTATACATTTCATTGGTAGCTTCCAGTCAACTATTTTGCTGTGGATGGCTGTGGATCGTTACTATGCAATCTGTACTCCTCTGCACTACAATGACTACATGGCTTTCTCTGCCTTTCTCAAATTCATAATCGTTCCTTCAGTCAGGAATGCTGTTTTGATTTTAAGTATAGTCAGTCTGGCTGGATCTCTGTCCTTCTGCCAGCATGAGATCGACCACTGTTTCTGTGAGCACATGGCGTTGGTCACGCTGGCCTGTGGGACCATACGCATGAATAACATTGTAGGACTGATGACTGTTTTCTGTGTCCCAACAGCTGATTTTCTGTTAATCACTGCATCTTATGTTAGAATATTTTTCTCAGTGTTTAAGTCGGGGAAGTCCAGCCGAAAGGCTCTCAGCACCTGCGTAACTCATATTATTGTCATAACTGTGAGTCTAATTTTTGCGTTAATTGCATTTCTTTCCTACAGGATAAAGAATGACATGTCATCCAACAGTCGCACTGTAATCAGTATCATGTATTTACTTTTCCCCAGTTGTTTCAACCCGATAATTTATGGTGTCAGAACAAAGGAAATTAGACAACAAGTAATGAAAACTCTGAAGTGCGGAAAAGTGGCCCCATGA